From a single Gavia stellata isolate bGavSte3 chromosome 5, bGavSte3.hap2, whole genome shotgun sequence genomic region:
- the RBM46 gene encoding probable RNA-binding protein 46 yields the protein MHEENKAAANGCGKIRSGTQNEAALLALMEKTGYSMVQENGQRKFGGPPPGWEGPPPPRGCEVFVGKIPRDMYEDELVPVFERAGKIYEFRLMMEFSGENRGYAFVMYTTKEEAQLAIKILNNYEIRPGKFIGVCVSLDNCRLFIGAIPKEKKKEEILNEMKKVTEGVVDVIVYPNATDKTKNRGFAFVEYESHRAAAMARRRLIPGTFQLWGHTIQVDWADPEKEVDEETMQRVKVLYVRNLMISTTEDTIKAEFNKFKPGVVERVKKLRDYAFVHFFHREDAVAAMSVMNGKCIDGASIEVTLAKPVNKESAWKQHFNGQISPSSENLFGFPNKDDGHQKSLGKPASLSVRLNGQHSPGPPEVERCTYPFFPGIKLTPISMYSLKSSHFSSAVMHLDYFCNKNNWAPPEYYLYSTTSQDGKVLLVYKVIIPSIADGSQSYFMPDKLCTTVEGAKELAAQFTLLHLGKHKSFQFQLCITLLSLNAAQWDSRANCTPYLA from the exons ATGCACGAGGAAAATAAAGCTGCAGCAAATGGATGTGGCAAAATCCGAAGTGGCACTCAGAATGAGGCTGCTTTACTGGCCCTGATGGAGAAGACTGGATATAGCATGGTTCAAGAAAATGGGCAAAGAAAATTTGGTGGTCCTCCACCAG GTTGGGAAGGTCCTCCACCGCCTCGTGGATGTGAAGTTTTTGTGGGTAAGATCCCTCGTGATATGTATGAAGATGAATTAGTTCCTGTTTTCGAGAGAGCTGGCAAGATCTATGAGTTCAGACTGATGATGGAATTCAGCGGTGAGAATCGAGGCTATGCTTTTGTGATGTACACTACTAAAGAGGAAGCCCAGCTAGCCATCAAGATTCTTAATAATTATGAAATTCGTCCAGGGAAATTTATTGGTGTCTGTGTAAGCTTGGACAACTGCAGACTATTTATTGGAGCaattccaaaagaaaagaagaaagaagaaatactgaatgaaatgaaaaaagttacGGAAGGAGTGGTGGATGTCATTGTTTATCCAAATGCTACTGACAAAACTAAAAATCGTGGCTTTGCTTTTGTAGAATATGAATCTCACAGAGCAGCTGCGATGGCTAGAAGGCGGCTAATCCCAG GAACATTCCAGCTCTGGGGCCATACTATTCAAGTAGATTGGGCAGACCCAGAAAAAGAAGTTGATGAAGAAACAATGCAGAGAGTTAAAGTATTGTATGTAAGAAATTTAATGATATCCACTACAGAGGACACAATCAAAGCTGAATTCAACAAGTTCAAGCCAGGAGTAGTTGAACGTgtaaagaagctgagagactatgcttttgttcattttttccacCGCGAAGATGCAGTTGCTGCTATGTCTGTAATGAATGGAAAGTGTATTGATGGAGCTAGTATTGAGGTAACACTGGCAAAGCCGGTTAACAAAGAAAGTGCTTGGAAGCAACATTTTAATGGTCAGATAAGTCCCAGTTCTGAAAATCTCTTTGGGTTTCCTAACAAAGATGATGGTCATCAAAAATCCTTAGGGAAACCAGCAAGTCTTTCAGTTCGTCTTAATGGTCAGCACAGTCCAGGCCCTCCTGAAGTTGAAAGATGTACATACCCGTTTTTTCCAGGAATAAAGCTCACTCCAATTAGCATGTATTCTTTAAAATCCAGTCACTTCAGTTCTGCAGTAATGCATCTGGattatttttgcaataaaaataactggGCACCACCAGAATACTACTTGTATTCAACCACAAGTCAGGACGGGAAAGTACTTTTGGTGTACAAGGTGATCATTCCTAGTATTGCAGATGGTTCCCAGAGTTATTTCATGCCAGACAAACTCTGTACAACAGTAGAAGGTGCAAAGGAGTTGGCAGCACAGTTCACACTTCTACATCTAGGTAAGCATAAAAGCTTTCAATTT
- the LRAT gene encoding lecithin retinol acyltransferase, producing MKNPVPQAASLLLEKLLLLVHVRPLPADSGGDPPAAAAPGYYDTSCFKRGDVLEVPRTLFIHFGIYLGENRVAHLMPDILPAFTGDRRQIEQVVTNKRLILGVITKTASIRVDTVEDFAYGGSILVNHMDRLFEDQVLGSEEAARRAEKLVGATAYSLLWNNCEHFVTYCRYGAPVSFQTDKFCETVKMIIRDQRSVLASVLVGLASIVCLGLAPSTTLPTIFIPFFLWMAG from the exons ATGAAGAACCCGGTGCCGCAGGCGGCCtcgctgctgctggagaagctgctgctcCTCGTCCACGTCCGGCCCCTGCCCGCGGACTCCGGCGGGgacccgccggcggcggcggcccccggcTACTACGACACCAGCTGCTTCAAGCGGGGGGACGTGCTGGAGGTGCCCCGCACCCTCTTCATCCACTTCGGCATCTACCTGGGCGAGAACCGCGTGGCCCACCTGATGCCCGACATCCTGCCCGCCTTCACCGGCGACCGCCGGCAGATCGAGCAGGTGGTGACCAACAAGCGGCTCATCCTGGGCGTCATCACCAAAACGGCCAGCATCCGCGTGGACACGGTGGAGGACTTCGCCTACGGCGGCAGCATCCTGGTCAACCACATGGACCGGCTCTTCGAGGACCAGGTGCTGGGCAGCGAGGAGGCGGCCCGCCGGGCGGAGAAGCTGGTGGGCGCCACGGCCTACAGCCTGCTCTGGAACAACTGCGAGCACTTCGTCACCTACTGCCGCTACGGAGCCCCGGTCAGCTTCCAGACCGACAAG TTCTGTGAGACTGTGAAGATGATTATTCGGGACCAGAGGAGTGTTCTCGCTTCAGTGCTCGTGGGATTAGCATCAATAGTCTGCCTAGGTTTGGCACCCTCCACCACGCTCCCCACTATCTTtattcccttctttctctggATGGCTGGCTAA